In Caloramator sp. E03, the sequence CTTGAAAGAATAGTCGTTGGAACCTTTTGTGGATCAGTTGTTGCAAGGATAAATATAACATAAGAAGGGGGTTCCTCAAGGGTTTTAAGCAGTGTATTAAATGCCTCCATTGTAAGCATGTGGACTTCATCGATTATATATACCTTATATTTTGCCCTATGAGGGGGATACTGAACAGTATCAATCAAATCCCTTGCATTTTCAACCTTTCTATTTGAAGCAGCATCTATTTCAACTACATCAATTAAAGTGCCTCCATTAATCTCTCTGCATATTTCACATTCATTACATGGGTTCCCATTTTTAGGATTTAAACAATTAACAGCCTTAGACAGTATTTTAGCAGTAGATGTTTTACCAGTACCGTGAGTGCCACAAAAAAGATAGGCATGGGGAATTTTCCCTGATATAACCTGGTTTTTTATTGTTTTTATTATATTTTCCTGTCCTATAACGTCCTCAAAAACTTTAGGCCTTAGCTCTCTATAAAGTGCCATATAGGGCATATTATCACCTCTTTTTTAGTAAGGCAATTATTTCTTTATATACATTATAATTATTATATCATTTTAACTCAAGGACAATAAAAAAAGGCCTGTTACCAGACCATATCTTTATATTTTAAGACCGTGCACCCTGCTTTGATATTGCTCATCCGAGCGTTACCCGGGCAGTTAACTCCGACCAGGCACACCCGCGGCACACGAAAGGGTTCACTTACCGCTGCTTCCTCCCGGACCTGACGGGGTTCATGAATTTCCGTTGCGCGGGACCCAATCCTCAACGCCACTTTTCCGGGGCAGACCCCACATAAGCAAACCTGGGCAGGGAATTCAATCCTGCTATAGCGGGTTGCAGGCTACAGGGCACCGCTACCTCCCCATCTAGCACGGCCAAATCTTAACTATATAATAATAATAAAAATGGCGGAGAGAGAGGGATTCGAACCCTCGGTACCCTTTTTATGAGTACACACGATTTCCAGTCGTGCGCCTTAGACCAGCTCAGCCATCTCTCCACACTGCTCTATTAGATCAAATTATGTGTCTTGACTTATATTATTATAAAGAAATTATAAGGGTATGTCAACAATATATTTTATGCTGTGTATGCTGTAATCTACCAGTAAAGCTAATACTGTTTAAGGCTTCAGATTCTCCTGAAGCCTTAAATTATCAATTTTAACTATTTTCTTTTTTTATTGACATATCAAATACATTTTTACTATCAATATATTCATACAAATTAACCAATGCTTCCCCAAAGCGCTGGTAATGAACAACTTCTCTTTGCCAAAGGAACTTTAAAACTTTTTTTATATCCTCCTCATCAGTTAAAGCTATAAGGTGTTCATAGGTTGCCCTTGCTTTTTGCTCTGCAGCCATATCTTCATGAATATCAGTAATGGGATCTCCAAGGGTTGCAATATATGCAGCAGTCCATGGAATGCCATTTACATCTGTTGGGAAAGGAGCATTATCATGTTGAACATATTGAGCTCCAAGACCTGCTTCTTTTAACTCTTCAGGAGTAGCGTTATGCATTATCTGATAAACCATAGTTGCTATTATTTCAAGATGTGCAAGCTCTTCTGTCCCAATATCATTTAAAAGTGCCTTTGTCATTCCTGTTGGCATTGTATAACGTTGATTTAAATACCTTATTGCAGCACCAAGTTCCCCATCAGGTCCTCCATATTGGGTAATTAAAAACTTTGCCATTTTAAGATCTTTGCTTTTTATATGAACTGGATATTCCAGCTTCTTTTCATAAATCCACATATATATACCCCCTATTCCCCTATTTCCCATGGCCACGGCTCATTAACCCATTCCCATGGATACTGGCTCTGGCTAAACCCAAAATTAGTAAGCATACCGTACTGTTTTTCATACCTTTCTTTTAATTCCATAAGTTCCTTAGTAAATTTGTTATAATCCATTATAGCCTGTTGATTCATAGGATGATTGTCAAGATAAAGATTTAATTCAACAACTGCAAATTCAAGTTCTTTGATTTTTTTCATCATCTCTGCACGGGACATGTTTCCATAATACATATTTTCCATACAATTCCCTCCTATTCCAAAGATTTTATAGGATAAGGAATATAAAGATTTGGAAACAGTGTTCCCTTTAAAAGGGCCTCATCAAGAGGGAACATTTTTATATAAGGTTGATCAGGAATAAATGCTCTTGATATTGTAATTTTTATACCACCTGGTATTGGGATTTGCTTTTGCATATACATTGGATTCATGCATGGGAAATAGAATTGATTCACACCTTTCACTCCTAAAATTATAATACACTAATATAATATTCATGCATAAAAATAAAGGTTACATAATATAATAACCTTTTAAATTCTTCTTATGGTTAATTACTTTTTTTAAATATTATGTTCAAAAAAGAAAAATGCTCTTATGATTTAATTTAACTTAGTTTTTAAATCATAAGAGCATTTTCTTATAACGCCTTTAGCTAAATCAAAGCTTTACTCGTTGGCGG encodes:
- a CDS encoding spore coat protein CotJB encodes the protein MENMYYGNMSRAEMMKKIKELEFAVVELNLYLDNHPMNQQAIMDYNKFTKELMELKERYEKQYGMLTNFGFSQSQYPWEWVNEPWPWEIGE
- a CDS encoding spore coat associated protein CotJA, with protein sequence MNQFYFPCMNPMYMQKQIPIPGGIKITISRAFIPDQPYIKMFPLDEALLKGTLFPNLYIPYPIKSLE
- a CDS encoding manganese catalase family protein translates to MWIYEKKLEYPVHIKSKDLKMAKFLITQYGGPDGELGAAIRYLNQRYTMPTGMTKALLNDIGTEELAHLEIIATMVYQIMHNATPEELKEAGLGAQYVQHDNAPFPTDVNGIPWTAAYIATLGDPITDIHEDMAAEQKARATYEHLIALTDEEDIKKVLKFLWQREVVHYQRFGEALVNLYEYIDSKNVFDMSIKKENS